The nucleotide window AGGCGCTGCTGCGCATCGACGAGGACGAGTACGGGATCTGCGAAGAATGCGAGGAAGAGATTCCGCTCGGCCGCCTGAAGGCGATGCCCTTTGCCCGCCACTGCGTCAAGTGCAAATCGGACCTGGAAAAACTGCAGGCGCAGACCCGTCGCTTCGAAGAAGACCGCACGTATCGGGAAATCCCTCTCGGCTCCGAAGAGGAAGATGCCTAGCGTTTCACCTTGGAAATCAGCTTCAGCAGCAGTCCCCGCCTGACCTGCATTGCGTCGTAGGGGCACAGCTCGCGGCAGCACCAACAGCGAATACAGCGCCCCGTATCAATCGACAGGGCGCTGTTTTTCATGGTGATAACCCCTGGCGGACAGACATCCCGGCAGATGCCGCACAACCTGCAACGCTCACGATCGGCCTGCGGCCGGGCGGTCAGGTATCGGCGCAACCCCTTCTTCAGGAAAGAGGGCAGACCGAACTGCACGTCCATGCCGGCAGGCAGGCGAAAAGGCCGGATAGTCCAGGTTTCGAGGGGCTCCCCCGCAAACTCCAGCTCCTCCGGACAGACACCGGGCAGCCCCATCCGCTCCGCCTCGCGTTCCACGTGCAGCAGCTCCGGCGCTATACCGGCCAAACGCCCCGCCACCACGTCCACCGCCACGGGGTTCACGCCGGCGATCAGCGCATTCAGGGCGATCGGATCGCCATTGCCCGGCCCGTCCCCCTCCATGGCCATGATTCCATCCACTATGTTCAGCGCAGGCTTTTTCAACAGGTAGATCTCCAACAGCAACCGGGCGAACTGCTGCCGCGATACCCCCGCCTTGAGATGCCAGCCCGCCTTCTCCATGCCGACCACAGCGCCGAACAGATTCTTGACGGCGCAGGTCATGGTCATCATCTCATGGGTCTTGAGCTTGGGAAGATTGATGATCAGGTCCGCTTCCCAGTAAGCCCGCGCCAGACTGATCCGCCTGAAGGTGCCATCCCCCTTCACGTCTACGGTCTGATCGAAATGCACCAAGCCGGCGCCGCTCTCCCTGGCGGCCCGGGCAATACCG belongs to Geobacter sp. SVR and includes:
- a CDS encoding DUF362 domain-containing protein; translation: MKDRISLAYCDTYDSGRLRGVVTALLEPLGGMKSFAGPGKRVLLKPNMLAAKAPEAAVTTHPALVKVVADLVRESGAEVLIGDSPGIGGLDRVAERTGIARAARESGAGLVHFDQTVDVKGDGTFRRISLARAYWEADLIINLPKLKTHEMMTMTCAVKNLFGAVVGMEKAGWHLKAGVSRQQFARLLLEIYLLKKPALNIVDGIMAMEGDGPGNGDPIALNALIAGVNPVAVDVVAGRLAGIAPELLHVEREAERMGLPGVCPEELEFAGEPLETWTIRPFRLPAGMDVQFGLPSFLKKGLRRYLTARPQADRERCRLCGICRDVCPPGVITMKNSALSIDTGRCIRCWCCRELCPYDAMQVRRGLLLKLISKVKR